The following proteins come from a genomic window of Musa acuminata AAA Group cultivar baxijiao chromosome BXJ1-7, Cavendish_Baxijiao_AAA, whole genome shotgun sequence:
- the LOC103991564 gene encoding F-box/kelch-repeat protein At1g80440-like: MDELIPGLPNDIAQECLIRVPYDGFPTVRSVCRRWKQELQSSQFHSLRKTAGLTRPVIALAQAEPALAPTAGPAKKYTASASPSYRLVLFEPVTGAWSCPPPIPGLLRGLPLFCHLAAVGRELVVIGGCDPETWAASDEVHIYDFEAGVWRRGARMPGPRRSFFACAASEELRAVFVAGGHDEEKNALRSALAYDVVANAWAPLPDMAQERDECRGAFLRGAFHVVGGYPTEAQGRFSRSAEAFDVASRRWGPVEGDKLEVGTCPRACVAGGDGRLYMCGPGGDVAALSDDGSGAWRAVAEAPETARVAPLLVAWERSLMLIGSEKRGGGHVGYVGEVGAGKGATTWKRVATPEEFSGHV; the protein is encoded by the coding sequence ATGGATGAACTGATACCCGGGCTCCCGAACGACATAGCGCAGGAGTGTCTCATCCGCGTCCCCTACGACGGCTTCCCTACGGTCCGCTCCGTCTGCCGCCGCTGGAAGCAAGAGCTCCAATCCTCCCAATTCCACAGCCTCAGGAAGACCGCTGGTCTCACCAGACCGGTCATCGCCCTCGCCCAGGCCGAGCCGGCACTTGCCCCTACTGCAGGCCCAGCCAAGAAGTACACTGCCTCCGCCTCCCCCTCGTACCGCCTCGTCCTCTTCGAGCCCGTGACCGGCGCATGGAGCTGCCCGCCGCCTATTCCCGGCCTCCTCCGTGGCCTGCCCCTTTTCTGCCATCTGGCGGCCGTCGGCCGGGAGCTGGTGGTGATCGGCGGGTGCGACCCGGAGACGTGGGCCGCCTCTGACGAGGTCCACATCTATGACTTCGAGGCCGGCGTGTGGCGTCGCGGGGCCCGGATGCCCGGCCCCCGGCGGTCCTTCTTCGCGTGCGCTGCGTCGGAGGAGCTCCGTGCCGTCTTCGTCGCCGGGGGTCACGACGAGGAGAAGAACGCGCTGCGGTCGGCGTTGGCGTACGACGTGGTGGCCAACGCGTGGGCCCCACTGCCGGACATGGCGCAGGAGCGGGACGAGTGCCGGGGAGCCTTCCTGCGGGGCGCCTTCCACGTCGTCGGGGGATACCCGACGGAGGCGCAGGGCCGGTTCTCGCGGAGCGCGGAGGCGTTCGACGTCGCCTCCAGGCGGTGGGGCCCCGTGGAGGGGGACAAGCTGGAGGTCGGCACGTGCCCGCGGGCGTGCGTGGCGGGTGGCGACGGGCGGCTCTACATGTGCGGGCCGGGAGGGGACGTAGCGGCGCTTTCGGACGACGGGAGCGGCGCGTGGCGGGCGGTGGCGGAAGCGCCGGAGACCGCGAGGGTGGCGCCGCTCCTGGTGGCCTGGGAGCGGAGCCTGATGCTGATCGGCTCGGAGAAGCGCGGTGGGGGTCACGTGGGGTACGTCGGGGAGGTGGGGGCGGGAAAGGGGGCGACGACGTGGAAGAGGGTGGCGACGCCGGAAGAGTTTTCGGGCCACGTGTAG
- the LOC135678735 gene encoding F-box/kelch-repeat protein At1g15670-like, whose amino-acid sequence MEAELMPELPEEIARECFIRVPFDAFRTVRAVCKLWKHDLESPSFHRLRKSAGLARPVVALAQCDPTPLPADKAKQQSSHSPLLYRISLFEPSTGAWSSPPPIPGRSHGLPLFCQLAAVGRELVVVGGWDPRTWATSDEVRIYDLVSGAWRRGARMPGPRRSFFACAASEEHRTVFVAGGHDESKNALRSALAYDVAADAWVHLPDMERQRDECRGVFARGAFHVVGGYPTEAQAQFTRSAEAFEVATWRWGAVEEGKLEEAACPRTYVVGSDGRAYMCRQGGQVTVLREEDGGAWRRLPNLPGDLRAALQLVTWEGALMVLGLWAKGGAQVAYVLDLTEEGEGKRLQWRKVETPREFSGHVQSACCLEI is encoded by the coding sequence ATGGAAGCCGAGCTGATGCCCGAATTGCCGGAGGAGATCGCCCGCGAGTGCTTCATCCGGGTCCCCTTCGACGCCTTCCGCACCGTCCGAGCCGTCTGCAAGCTCTGGAAGCACGACCTCGAGTCGCCGTCCTTCCACCGCCTCAGGAAGTCTGCCGGCCTCGCCCGGCCCGTCGTCGCACTCGCTCAGTGCGACCCCACGCCGCTCCCCGCCGACAAGGCCAAGCAGCAATCCTCCCACTCCCCGCTGCTCTATCGCATCTCGCTCTTCGAGCCGTCCACCGGCGCCTGGAGCTCGCCACCGCCGATTCCCGGCCGCTCTCACGGCCTCCCGCTCTTCTGCCAGCTGGCCGCCGTCGGAAGGGAGCTTGTGGTGGTCGGCGGGTGGGACCCACGCACCTGGGCCACCTCCGACGAGGTCCGCATCTACGACCTGGTGTCCGGGGCCTGGCGCCGCGGTGCCCGCATGCCCGGCCCGCGGCGCTCCTTCTTCGCGTGCGCGGCGTCGGAGGAGCACCGGACGGTGTTCGTGGCCGGCGGGCACGACGAGAGCAAGAACGCGCTGCGGTCGGCGCTGGCCTACGACGTGGCGGCTGACGCGTGGGTCCACCTGCCCGACATGGAGCGGCAGCGGGACGAATGCCGAGGGGTGTTCGCGCGCGGCGCTTTTCACGTCGTCGGGGGCTACCCCACGGAGGCGCAGGCGCAGTTCACGCGGAGCGCCGAGGCCTTCGAAGTCGCCACCTGGCGATGGGGCGCCGTGGAGGAAGGGAAGCTGGAGGAGGCGGCATGCCCGCGGACGTACGTGGTTGGAAGCGACGGCAGGGCGTACATGTGTCGGCAGGGTGGGCAAGTGACGGTGCTGCGGGAGGAGGACGGCGGGGCGTGGCGGCGGCTGCCGAACTTGCCCGGTGACTTGCGGGCTGCGCTGCAGTTGGTGACGTGGGAAGGGGCCCTCATGGTGTTGGGCTTATGGGCAAAAGGTGGGGCCCAGGTGGCGTACGTCTTGGACCTGACAGAGGAGGGAGAGGGCAAGCGGCTGCAATGGCGGAAGGTGGAGACGCCGAGGGAATTCTCCGGCCATGTTCAAAGTGCGTGCTGCCTTGAGATATAA